One genomic region from Halococcus qingdaonensis encodes:
- a CDS encoding 60S ribosomal export protein NMD3 — protein MSHSRQFCPRCGDPVEIERENGERTPLCASCYFDEFELVDAPDRIEVLVCATCGAVRRGNRWVDVGARDYTEIAIDEVTEAISVHVAADEFSWQVDPEQVDENTVRMHCYLSAIVRGESVEEDVTVPVKISRGTCTRCGRIAGDYYASTVQIRARGRTPTDQETQRALDIVTDYVAEREADGDRDAFITEIDETSDGANVKLSATKLGQGVAERIVRRFGGEMDESATLVTEDEDGDEVYRVTYAVHLPEFTPGDVIDVDDDGPVLVESVRGNLKGVRVTTGDHYEAAFEDGIAPEATRLGRRADAEETTLVAVEDERAVQVLDPETYAAETIPRPSYLDPDADTVPVLKSRAGLHVLPAAETD, from the coding sequence ATGAGCCACTCACGCCAGTTCTGTCCTCGCTGTGGCGATCCCGTCGAGATCGAGCGCGAGAACGGCGAACGGACGCCGCTCTGTGCGAGTTGCTACTTCGACGAGTTCGAACTCGTGGACGCGCCCGACCGCATCGAGGTGCTCGTCTGTGCGACCTGCGGGGCCGTCAGGCGCGGCAACCGCTGGGTCGACGTCGGCGCGCGCGACTACACCGAGATCGCGATCGACGAAGTCACCGAGGCCATCAGCGTCCACGTCGCCGCCGACGAGTTCTCCTGGCAGGTCGATCCGGAACAGGTCGACGAAAACACCGTCCGGATGCACTGCTATCTCTCGGCGATCGTCCGCGGCGAGTCGGTCGAGGAGGACGTGACGGTGCCCGTCAAGATCTCACGGGGCACCTGCACGCGCTGCGGGCGCATCGCCGGCGACTACTACGCGAGCACTGTCCAGATCCGAGCGCGCGGGCGCACGCCGACCGACCAGGAGACCCAGCGCGCGCTCGATATCGTCACCGACTACGTTGCCGAGCGCGAGGCCGACGGCGATCGCGACGCGTTCATCACCGAGATCGACGAGACGAGCGACGGCGCGAACGTCAAGCTCTCGGCGACCAAACTCGGTCAGGGCGTCGCCGAACGCATCGTCCGTCGGTTCGGCGGCGAGATGGACGAATCGGCGACGCTCGTCACCGAGGACGAGGACGGTGACGAGGTCTATCGCGTCACCTACGCCGTCCATCTGCCGGAGTTCACGCCGGGCGACGTCATCGACGTCGACGACGACGGACCGGTGTTGGTCGAGAGCGTCCGCGGCAATCTGAAGGGCGTCCGCGTGACGACGGGCGACCACTACGAGGCTGCCTTCGAGGACGGGATCGCGCCCGAAGCGACGCGTCTCGGCCGGCGTGCGGACGCCGAGGAGACGACGCTCGTCGCCGTCGAGGACGAGCGGGCCGTCCAGGTGTTGGACCCGGAGACCTACGCGGCGGAGACGATCCCGCGACCGTCGTATCTCGATCCCGACGCCGACACCGTCCCGGTGCTCAAGAGTCGTGCAGGGCTGCACGTGCTGCCGGCGGCCGAAACCGACTAA
- a CDS encoding Na+/H+ antiporter NhaC family protein codes for MPLEPIAAGPWALVPALLAISLAWYVRDALIGLFVGIAGGAVVYGLFRPEVVGVPPGLDGPLGTLLGGLLGITVIPELVATSPLFADPWYVKNVLLALFAIGGLMGLMIRAGAIRGVLEALASRVESPADAEKASFLAGVIIHIDDYFNCLVVGSMMRPLTDEHDVSRAKLAYYVDSAGSPAARLAFYSTWGVALVGFIGAGITAAAKQNVLPAGMSGYVTQTGDGLQAATDAVWPLFFNTLGFAFYSWVALVVAALVAWQVIPNIFEMGEEEERARNGGGVVGPDDDPLVSDEMANYEMYEGATPDWRNFAIPVLTIVGIGLLAMFWRSSPVLNAPRMTSVLSAFGSELLVPAGGPWSLNIGEIRLGLASMMGLLVGFVLFRARGDIPSNADATDAMVNGFKGIFLAAAILTLAITIQNTVSTLGISSFVTDWFQGVPVGLIPVLVFAVTAFVSFSDGSSWATYGIMFPIVIPVAFTTGANLPLALGAVLSGGIFGDHCSPISDTTVLSSSTSGADHMVHVKTQIPYALICAAIAGTLFLVLGFLVPGDFSLIPY; via the coding sequence ATGCCGCTCGAACCCATCGCGGCCGGCCCGTGGGCGCTGGTGCCGGCGCTGCTGGCTATCTCGCTGGCGTGGTACGTCCGGGACGCGCTCATCGGCCTGTTCGTCGGGATCGCCGGCGGTGCGGTCGTTTACGGACTCTTTCGCCCCGAAGTCGTCGGTGTGCCGCCCGGGCTCGACGGCCCATTGGGAACGCTCCTCGGCGGCCTACTCGGCATCACGGTGATCCCCGAACTCGTCGCCACGTCGCCGCTGTTCGCCGATCCCTGGTACGTGAAGAACGTGCTGCTCGCCCTCTTCGCGATTGGTGGCCTGATGGGGCTGATGATCCGCGCCGGGGCGATCCGCGGCGTGCTGGAGGCGCTCGCCAGCCGCGTCGAGTCGCCGGCCGACGCCGAGAAGGCCTCCTTCCTCGCAGGAGTCATCATCCACATCGACGATTACTTCAACTGTTTGGTGGTGGGCTCGATGATGCGCCCGCTGACCGACGAACACGACGTCTCGCGGGCGAAGCTCGCCTACTACGTCGATAGCGCCGGCAGCCCGGCCGCCCGCCTCGCCTTCTACTCGACCTGGGGCGTCGCGCTCGTCGGGTTCATCGGGGCCGGCATCACCGCCGCTGCGAAACAGAACGTCCTCCCCGCCGGGATGTCGGGCTACGTCACACAGACCGGCGACGGCCTCCAGGCGGCCACGGATGCCGTCTGGCCGCTGTTTTTCAACACGCTCGGGTTCGCCTTCTACTCGTGGGTCGCGCTCGTCGTCGCCGCGCTGGTCGCCTGGCAGGTCATTCCAAACATCTTCGAGATGGGCGAGGAGGAAGAGCGCGCCCGCAACGGCGGTGGCGTCGTGGGGCCCGACGACGATCCGCTGGTCTCCGACGAGATGGCGAACTACGAGATGTACGAGGGCGCGACCCCCGACTGGCGCAACTTCGCCATCCCCGTGCTCACCATCGTCGGCATCGGCCTGCTGGCGATGTTCTGGCGCTCCTCGCCCGTGCTGAACGCGCCACGGATGACGTCCGTTCTCTCGGCGTTCGGCTCCGAGCTGCTCGTCCCCGCGGGCGGCCCGTGGTCGCTCAACATCGGCGAGATCCGGCTCGGACTCGCGTCGATGATGGGGCTGCTCGTCGGCTTCGTCCTGTTCAGAGCCCGGGGAGACATCCCCTCGAACGCCGACGCGACCGACGCGATGGTCAACGGATTCAAGGGCATCTTCCTCGCGGCCGCGATCCTCACGCTCGCGATCACCATCCAGAACACCGTCTCGACGCTCGGCATCTCCTCGTTCGTCACCGACTGGTTCCAGGGCGTTCCCGTGGGACTCATCCCGGTGCTCGTCTTCGCCGTGACGGCGTTCGTCAGTTTCTCCGACGGGAGTTCGTGGGCAACCTACGGCATCATGTTCCCGATCGTCATCCCCGTGGCGTTCACCACCGGCGCGAACCTCCCGCTCGCCCTCGGCGCGGTGCTCTCGGGCGGGATCTTCGGCGATCACTGCTCGCCGATCTCCGATACCACAGTATTATCCTCGTCGACCAGCGGTGCGGACCACATGGTCCACGTCAAAACACAGATCCCCTACGCGCTCATCTGTGCGGCGATCGCCGGCACGCTCTTCCTCGTGCTCGGCTTCCTCGTTCCGGGGGATTTCTCGCTCATCCCGTACTGA
- a CDS encoding dicarboxylate/amino acid:cation symporter, which yields MSSSASSLWSRYRSIPIVYRIGTGFVLGSLAGLIGGQPLTALQPIGDLFVRLLKMIIVPIVFFTLLMGARRLTPSTLGRIGGVTVLCYVVTTAIAIVIGLAIGNLVDPGVGLDVVSTDVQTKQAPNIGEVLLGIVPTNPLGAMAEGDILPVIFFTLVFGIALALLQEEFDADTAVHRGVETIFDVVEAGAEAMFKIVWGVMEFGIVGVFALMAATFGTAGVDAIVPYAKLIGALALAVGVHIGLTYLLVIQRGILGESPITFLRGAREAMVTALSIRSSSGTLPVTMSNADENFGIDEEIYSFSLPLGATINMDGTAMYQGVAAIFAANLVGQALTLGEQFTVVVTALLASIGTAGVPGSGLIMLTLVLTQLGLPLEVVGMVAGVDPLLDRLRTMNNVTGDLAVTTLVAHVYNGIDRTASVWSGSSEPAGTPQDD from the coding sequence ATGTCATCCTCGGCATCGTCTCTCTGGTCACGCTATCGCTCGATACCGATCGTCTACCGCATCGGTACGGGGTTCGTTCTCGGCTCGCTGGCGGGGCTGATCGGCGGCCAGCCGCTGACGGCGCTCCAGCCGATCGGCGATCTGTTCGTCCGACTGCTCAAGATGATCATCGTCCCGATCGTCTTCTTCACGCTGTTGATGGGCGCACGGCGGCTCACACCGTCGACGCTCGGACGGATCGGTGGCGTCACGGTTCTGTGCTACGTCGTGACGACCGCGATCGCGATCGTCATCGGGCTCGCCATCGGCAACCTCGTCGATCCCGGCGTCGGCCTCGACGTCGTCAGCACGGACGTTCAGACGAAACAGGCTCCGAACATCGGCGAAGTCCTGCTGGGAATCGTGCCGACGAACCCGCTCGGCGCGATGGCCGAGGGCGACATCCTGCCGGTGATCTTCTTCACGCTCGTCTTCGGTATCGCGCTCGCACTTCTCCAGGAGGAGTTCGACGCCGACACCGCCGTCCACCGCGGCGTCGAGACGATCTTCGACGTCGTCGAGGCGGGTGCAGAGGCGATGTTCAAGATCGTTTGGGGCGTCATGGAGTTCGGCATCGTCGGCGTGTTCGCGCTGATGGCCGCCACCTTCGGCACGGCGGGCGTCGACGCCATCGTGCCGTACGCGAAACTCATCGGCGCGCTCGCGCTCGCCGTCGGCGTCCACATCGGACTCACCTATCTCCTCGTGATCCAGCGCGGCATCCTCGGTGAGTCGCCGATCACGTTCCTCCGCGGGGCGCGCGAGGCGATGGTGACGGCGCTCAGTATTCGCTCGTCGAGCGGAACATTACCAGTAACGATGAGCAACGCCGACGAGAACTTCGGCATCGACGAGGAGATCTACAGCTTTTCGCTGCCGCTGGGAGCGACGATCAACATGGACGGCACTGCGATGTATCAGGGTGTGGCCGCCATCTTCGCGGCGAACCTGGTCGGTCAGGCGCTCACGCTCGGCGAACAGTTCACCGTCGTCGTCACCGCACTGCTCGCGAGCATCGGGACGGCGGGCGTGCCGGGCAGTGGGCTCATCATGCTGACGCTCGTGCTCACGCAGTTGGGACTCCCGCTGGAGGTGGTCGGGATGGTCGCCGGCGTTGACCCGCTACTCGATCGCCTCCGGACGATGAACAACGTCACCGGTGATCTGGCGGTGACGACGCTCGTCGCACACGTCTACAACGGCATCGACCGCACCGCGAGCGTCTGGTCGGGCAGTAGCGAGCCGGCCGGTACGCCACAGGACGACTGA